One genomic region from Haloterrigena gelatinilytica encodes:
- a CDS encoding class I SAM-dependent methyltransferase, with protein MTNGGDEAVKQQVQQYWDGRAASYDGDSHHAIHGDEQRDAWLSILREWIGDGDPPRRILDVGCGTGVISLLLAEIGHDVTGVDLSTDMLERARAKARERDRSVEFRNGDAESISDPENAYDLVTARHLVWTLPNPLAALREWQRVVRPGGRIVLIEGHWDFDEAFDGYREIHDELPLYDGRPPGELVDVLEKHGLERVEYEPLMESVLWGEEPNYEQYVVAGDVPE; from the coding sequence GTGACGAATGGGGGCGACGAGGCCGTTAAGCAGCAAGTTCAGCAGTACTGGGACGGCCGTGCGGCGTCGTACGACGGCGACAGCCACCACGCCATACACGGCGACGAGCAGCGCGACGCCTGGCTGTCGATCCTCCGGGAGTGGATCGGTGATGGCGATCCACCCCGGCGAATCCTCGACGTCGGCTGTGGCACGGGCGTCATCTCGCTGTTGCTGGCCGAAATCGGTCACGACGTCACCGGAGTCGACCTCTCGACGGACATGCTCGAGCGCGCTCGAGCGAAAGCCCGCGAACGCGACCGGTCGGTCGAGTTCCGAAACGGGGACGCGGAATCGATCTCGGATCCCGAAAACGCGTACGATTTGGTGACGGCCCGGCACCTCGTCTGGACGCTGCCGAACCCGTTGGCGGCGCTTCGAGAGTGGCAACGGGTCGTCCGTCCCGGCGGCCGGATCGTCCTGATCGAAGGGCACTGGGACTTCGACGAGGCGTTCGACGGGTATCGGGAGATCCACGACGAGTTGCCGCTGTACGACGGCCGGCCGCCGGGAGAGTTGGTCGACGTACTCGAGAAACACGGGCTCGAACGGGTCGAGTACGAGCCGCTGATGGAGTCGGTGCTCTGGGGCGAAGAGCCGAACTACGAGCAGTACGTCGTCGCCGGCGACGTTCCGGAGTGA
- a CDS encoding DUF1802 family protein — MSDATTTAETVSALKERAGVVNALLDGAQTVLVRHPTLDPGTIDERFALYPAYSHQDPARYQSRYEQYYHRSSAKPDDGVPIRAVADVREEYAVSSAALDALARHYVYTPDGLRDKYDPDEDGELRVLLLRVRELESPHLIEERGSYRGCRAWIDLEADADVDPEAATPVLDDATFAERRAAVRDALE, encoded by the coding sequence ATGAGCGACGCGACGACGACCGCGGAGACGGTGTCGGCGCTGAAGGAGCGCGCCGGCGTCGTCAACGCCCTTCTCGACGGCGCCCAGACCGTCCTCGTCCGCCACCCGACGCTCGATCCGGGGACGATCGACGAGCGGTTCGCGCTCTATCCGGCGTACAGCCATCAGGACCCGGCTCGCTACCAGTCCCGATACGAGCAGTATTACCACCGCTCGAGTGCCAAGCCCGACGACGGCGTACCGATCCGGGCCGTCGCCGACGTCCGCGAGGAGTACGCCGTCTCGAGCGCCGCTCTCGACGCGCTGGCTCGCCACTACGTCTACACGCCCGACGGCCTGCGCGACAAGTACGACCCGGACGAGGACGGCGAACTGCGCGTGCTCCTGCTCCGAGTGCGCGAACTCGAGTCGCCCCACCTCATCGAGGAACGGGGGAGCTACCGCGGTTGTCGCGCCTGGATCGACCTCGAGGCGGACGCCGACGTCGACCCCGAGGCCGCGACGCCCGTCCTCGACGACGCGACCTTCGCCGAGCGCCGGGCCGCCGTTCGGGACGCCCTCGAGTGA
- a CDS encoding cobyrinic acid a,c-diamide synthase, whose product MNGFVLGGVSSGVGKTVATLSIVQALEDAGYAVQPAKAGPDFIDPSHHEAIAGRPSRTLDLWLEGEDGLRRNYRRGEGDVCVVEGVMGLYDGDGSSTAMVAEALDLPVVLVVDAKAGMESVAATALGFKEYADAIGRDIEVAGVVAQRAHGGRHEQGIRDALPDDLEYFGRIPPNDDLEIPDRHLGLEMGAEAALPEDALREAAESLEAERLAAVASEPPAPETPPVDDGAETVDATIAVASDAAFCFRYPATIERFRERADLVTFSPIAGDPLPDCDGVYLPGGYPELHADALESSDTLDELRRLASEGLPVLGECGGLMAMSRSLTTTDGDRREMAGILPADVTMHDRYQALDHVELEAVEGTLTAARGETIRGHEFHYSSADVDADARFAFETVRGDGIDGDHDGLTEHASLGTYVHVHAESGAFDRFLEESSR is encoded by the coding sequence ATGAACGGATTCGTCCTCGGCGGCGTCAGCTCCGGTGTCGGGAAGACGGTCGCGACGCTGTCGATCGTACAGGCCCTCGAGGACGCCGGCTACGCGGTCCAGCCGGCCAAGGCGGGCCCGGACTTCATCGACCCGAGCCACCACGAGGCGATCGCGGGCCGGCCGTCCCGAACGCTCGATCTGTGGCTCGAGGGAGAGGACGGACTCCGGCGCAACTACCGGCGCGGCGAGGGCGACGTCTGCGTCGTCGAGGGCGTCATGGGCCTGTACGACGGCGACGGCTCGAGCACGGCGATGGTCGCCGAAGCGCTCGACCTCCCCGTCGTCCTCGTCGTCGACGCCAAGGCCGGCATGGAGAGCGTCGCGGCGACCGCGCTGGGGTTCAAGGAGTACGCCGACGCCATCGGCCGCGATATCGAGGTCGCCGGCGTCGTCGCCCAGCGCGCCCACGGCGGCCGCCACGAGCAGGGCATCCGCGACGCCCTCCCCGACGACCTCGAGTACTTCGGTCGGATCCCGCCGAACGACGACCTCGAGATTCCCGACCGACACCTGGGCCTCGAGATGGGCGCGGAGGCCGCCCTCCCCGAAGACGCGCTGCGGGAGGCCGCCGAGTCCCTCGAGGCCGAACGGCTGGCCGCCGTCGCGAGCGAGCCGCCCGCACCAGAGACGCCGCCGGTCGACGACGGCGCCGAGACGGTCGACGCCACGATCGCCGTCGCCAGCGACGCCGCCTTCTGCTTCCGGTATCCGGCGACGATCGAGCGGTTCCGCGAGCGCGCCGACCTCGTCACGTTCTCGCCGATCGCGGGCGATCCCCTCCCGGACTGCGACGGCGTCTACCTCCCCGGGGGCTATCCGGAACTCCACGCCGACGCCCTCGAGTCGAGCGACACGCTCGACGAACTCCGTCGACTCGCGAGCGAAGGGCTCCCCGTTCTCGGCGAGTGCGGCGGCCTGATGGCCATGAGTCGGTCGCTGACGACGACCGACGGCGACCGCCGCGAGATGGCCGGCATCCTCCCCGCGGACGTCACCATGCACGACCGCTATCAGGCGCTCGACCACGTCGAACTCGAGGCCGTCGAGGGGACGTTGACCGCCGCTCGCGGCGAGACGATTCGGGGCCACGAGTTCCACTACTCGAGCGCCGACGTCGACGCCGACGCCCGCTTCGCCTTCGAGACCGTGCGGGGCGACGGGATCGACGGCGACCACGACGGCCTCACGGAGCACGCGTCGCTGGGGACGTACGTCCACGTCCACGCCGAGAGCGGCGCGTTCGATCGGTTCCTCGAGGAGAGCAGTCGCTGA
- a CDS encoding glycosyltransferase, translating to MADPTPISVILPTTGWNDACEEIAAQLRSGDELLVVCDAAAESVAERIDDRPDEVRLVVAGEPEGCSGKANAIAAGMDAAECDRLVWSDDDYHHPPDWLDGLRSDYERYGPTTEVPVFVGRDPLAKLLEPTHVISGTLAVSLAGVPWGGSLVFERDDIDEEAFLADLRRTVSDDGLLMEYADITSVDRTRRVEIGGSVRETLENQVRFAKIVRHHEPTAIVGQFVLGTVLTAGCVLFPLPALVLLTVAMAGVYAAFGVRRWTFLAAYPVALAAIPLLAYGLVRRTFVWGGRRYRWRGKFDVSVKME from the coding sequence ATGGCAGATCCGACGCCGATCAGCGTCATTCTACCCACGACGGGGTGGAACGACGCCTGCGAGGAGATCGCCGCGCAACTGCGCTCGGGGGACGAACTCCTCGTGGTCTGTGACGCGGCGGCCGAGTCGGTCGCCGAGCGAATCGACGACCGTCCGGACGAGGTCAGGCTGGTGGTCGCGGGCGAACCCGAGGGCTGCTCCGGGAAGGCGAACGCGATCGCGGCCGGGATGGACGCGGCCGAGTGCGATCGCCTCGTCTGGTCCGACGACGACTATCACCACCCTCCCGACTGGCTCGACGGGTTGCGAAGCGACTACGAGCGGTACGGGCCGACCACTGAAGTCCCGGTGTTCGTCGGCCGGGATCCGCTCGCCAAACTCCTCGAGCCGACGCACGTGATCAGCGGAACGCTCGCCGTCTCCCTCGCGGGCGTTCCCTGGGGCGGGTCGCTCGTCTTCGAACGCGACGACATCGACGAGGAGGCGTTCCTCGCGGACCTCCGGCGGACGGTGAGCGACGACGGCCTCCTCATGGAGTACGCCGATATCACGAGCGTCGATCGGACGCGCCGCGTCGAGATCGGGGGTTCGGTCCGCGAAACGCTCGAGAATCAGGTTCGGTTCGCGAAGATCGTCCGTCACCACGAACCGACCGCTATCGTCGGCCAGTTCGTCCTCGGAACGGTACTCACCGCCGGCTGCGTGCTGTTTCCGCTCCCCGCGCTGGTGCTACTGACGGTTGCGATGGCCGGCGTCTACGCCGCGTTCGGCGTTCGCCGGTGGACGTTCCTCGCGGCGTATCCGGTCGCGTTGGCGGCGATTCCGCTGCTCGCGTACGGCCTCGTCCGGCGGACGTTCGTCTGGGGCGGGCGGCGCTACCGGTGGCGCGGAAAGTTCGATGTCTCGGTCAAGATGGAGTGA
- a CDS encoding 3-oxoacyl-ACP reductase family protein — protein MSETTSRLEPLERRPLTDRTCLVTGSSRGIGRDIAFELARAGADVAVNYRSAEDRALEVTETIEANGEAAVPVQADISDPEQVERMAATVRDELGEIDVLVNNAGITVDRTFEDMTYEDWQTVIDVNLNGTFNCTNAFYEDVKHSEHGRLINISSVVGQQGNYGQANYATSKGGLFAFTRTLALELASHGTTANCVAPGFTETDMLEKVPERVQEKIREDIPLNRFATTEDIVGMVRFLASDQAEYMTGQVLGINGGMEW, from the coding sequence ATGTCAGAAACCACCTCCCGACTCGAGCCGCTGGAGCGAAGGCCGCTGACCGATCGCACCTGCCTCGTCACCGGATCGTCCCGCGGGATCGGCCGCGATATCGCGTTCGAACTCGCTCGCGCCGGCGCCGACGTGGCCGTCAACTATCGCTCGGCCGAGGATCGCGCCCTCGAGGTCACGGAGACGATCGAGGCCAACGGCGAGGCGGCCGTCCCCGTACAGGCCGACATCTCCGACCCCGAGCAGGTCGAGCGAATGGCCGCGACGGTCCGCGACGAACTCGGCGAGATCGACGTCCTCGTCAACAACGCCGGAATCACCGTCGACCGGACGTTCGAGGACATGACCTACGAGGACTGGCAGACGGTTATCGACGTCAACCTGAACGGGACGTTCAACTGCACCAACGCCTTCTACGAGGACGTCAAGCACTCGGAGCATGGCCGCCTCATCAACATCTCGAGCGTCGTCGGCCAGCAGGGCAACTACGGCCAGGCCAACTACGCGACCTCGAAGGGCGGCCTCTTCGCCTTCACCCGCACGCTGGCGCTGGAACTGGCCAGCCACGGCACGACGGCCAACTGCGTCGCGCCCGGCTTCACGGAGACGGACATGCTCGAGAAGGTTCCCGAGCGCGTTCAGGAGAAGATCCGCGAGGACATCCCGCTGAATCGGTTCGCCACGACCGAGGATATCGTCGGCATGGTTCGCTTTCTCGCCAGCGATCAGGCGGAGTACATGACCGGGCAGGTCCTCGGGATCAACGGCGGCATGGAGTGGTAA
- the cbiT gene encoding precorrin-6Y C5,15-methyltransferase (decarboxylating) subunit CbiT, which translates to MPPIALPHDAKAGPTKSEVRAVVASKLALEDDDHFAEVGSCTGAVTIEAAQRAGRVTALERKAERLETTERNLAANEESVSADVELRNAEAPEGLPDDADALFLGGSRNFEAVLDHAVETEVDRIVMNVSRLEVAGQATEAFRERDILEEVVQFQVSHGYELAGATSFNSDNPVYMLVGSATADSESDDGEKVAADGGEVTR; encoded by the coding sequence ATGCCACCCATCGCGCTTCCACACGACGCGAAGGCCGGGCCGACGAAGTCCGAGGTCCGCGCCGTCGTCGCCTCGAAGCTCGCGCTCGAGGACGACGACCACTTCGCGGAGGTCGGCTCCTGTACGGGGGCCGTCACCATCGAAGCCGCACAGCGGGCCGGGCGAGTGACCGCCCTCGAGCGGAAGGCAGAACGGCTCGAGACGACCGAGCGGAACCTCGCCGCGAACGAGGAATCGGTCTCGGCCGACGTCGAGTTGCGCAACGCGGAAGCCCCCGAGGGGCTGCCCGACGACGCCGACGCGCTCTTCCTGGGCGGGAGCCGCAACTTCGAGGCCGTCCTCGACCACGCCGTCGAGACCGAAGTCGACCGCATCGTGATGAACGTCTCGCGACTCGAGGTCGCCGGTCAGGCGACGGAGGCGTTTCGCGAGCGCGATATCCTCGAGGAGGTCGTCCAGTTTCAGGTGAGCCACGGCTACGAACTCGCCGGCGCGACGAGTTTCAATTCGGATAATCCGGTGTACATGCTGGTCGGGAGCGCGACGGCCGATTCGGAGTCGGACGACGGTGAGAAAGTCGCAGCAGATGGCGGCGAGGTGACTCGATGA
- a CDS encoding cobalt-factor II C(20)-methyltransferase: MTLYGVGLGPGEADLVTVRGREILENADVVYSPGRLSRTVALKHVDESKIGDLDFPMTRDEEKLRAAWKEAAAEIAPNARDGDVAFVTLGDPNVYSTFGHLRRTIDAFHPEVELEIVPGVSAVTAFATAMGVEIEAGAGLSLREAASGHSPTGPDRMILFKVTDAPATHEGLVEAGYDVTYGRRLFMEQGETIVTDDPAEIDERDYYTLAYAEKESLEVEQATAAFLEEDDADDATANDGDSSGEPVADGGEVAALEHAEGCESGDCGGHR, encoded by the coding sequence ATGACCCTCTACGGCGTCGGACTCGGCCCCGGCGAGGCCGACCTCGTCACGGTCCGCGGAAGGGAGATTCTCGAGAACGCTGACGTGGTCTACTCGCCGGGACGGCTCTCGCGAACCGTCGCGCTGAAACACGTCGACGAGTCGAAGATCGGGGACCTCGACTTCCCGATGACCAGAGACGAGGAGAAACTGCGGGCCGCGTGGAAGGAAGCCGCGGCGGAGATCGCGCCGAACGCACGCGACGGCGACGTCGCCTTCGTCACGCTGGGCGATCCGAACGTCTACTCGACGTTCGGCCACCTGCGCCGGACGATCGACGCCTTCCATCCCGAGGTCGAGTTGGAGATCGTCCCCGGCGTCAGCGCCGTGACGGCCTTCGCGACCGCGATGGGCGTCGAGATCGAGGCCGGTGCCGGGCTCTCCCTTCGGGAGGCCGCGTCCGGACACAGCCCCACGGGCCCGGATCGGATGATCCTGTTCAAGGTCACCGACGCGCCGGCGACCCACGAGGGGCTCGTCGAGGCCGGCTACGACGTGACCTACGGCCGCCGACTGTTCATGGAACAAGGCGAGACGATCGTCACCGACGATCCCGCGGAGATCGACGAGCGCGACTACTACACGCTCGCCTACGCCGAGAAGGAGAGCCTCGAGGTCGAGCAGGCGACGGCGGCGTTCCTCGAAGAGGACGACGCGGACGACGCGACTGCGAACGACGGCGACTCGAGCGGCGAACCCGTCGCGGACGGCGGAGAAGTCGCCGCTCTCGAGCACGCCGAAGGCTGTGAAAGCGGCGACTGTGGGGGCCACCGATGA
- a CDS encoding cobalt-precorrin-4/precorrin-4 C(11)-methyltransferase, protein MTEDTPNDPQDAIDSQSERRREELDDRIFEHSAGDEQEGVPFVGAGPGNPRLLTVAGKELLEEADLVVHAGSLVNSELLDEYCGHAELVNSVGKDLEELIPLMRDAYEEGRNVVRLHSGDPAIYGAALEQMDALEHEGVPTYFVPGVTSAFAASATLRTQLTLNEVSNHVAFTRPQGKTLSPEEDHISDFVEMGDVTTCIYLGTHAVRDTMDRLLEDGRDPETPVAVIYHASWPDEDVIVGDIGSIADKVEEAGYRASALVVIGDAVTGAGYERSFLYGDWANRGSSSESTGEPEASDD, encoded by the coding sequence ATGACCGAGGACACACCGAACGATCCGCAGGACGCGATCGACTCCCAAAGCGAACGCCGCCGCGAAGAACTCGACGACCGGATCTTCGAACACAGCGCCGGCGACGAGCAGGAGGGCGTTCCCTTCGTCGGGGCCGGCCCCGGCAACCCGCGCCTGCTGACCGTCGCCGGGAAGGAACTGCTCGAGGAGGCCGACCTCGTCGTCCACGCGGGCTCGCTGGTCAACAGCGAACTGCTAGACGAGTACTGCGGCCACGCCGAGTTGGTGAATTCGGTCGGCAAGGACCTCGAGGAGCTGATCCCACTGATGCGGGACGCCTACGAGGAGGGACGGAACGTCGTCCGCCTGCACAGCGGCGATCCGGCCATCTACGGCGCGGCGCTCGAGCAGATGGACGCGCTGGAACACGAGGGCGTGCCGACCTACTTCGTGCCCGGCGTCACCTCTGCCTTCGCCGCGAGCGCGACGCTGCGGACGCAGTTGACGTTGAACGAAGTGTCGAACCACGTCGCCTTCACCCGGCCGCAGGGGAAGACCCTGAGCCCGGAGGAGGACCACATCTCCGACTTCGTGGAGATGGGCGACGTGACGACCTGCATCTACCTCGGAACCCACGCGGTTCGGGACACGATGGATCGGCTGCTCGAGGACGGTCGCGACCCCGAGACGCCGGTCGCGGTGATCTACCACGCCTCGTGGCCGGACGAGGACGTGATCGTCGGCGATATCGGATCGATCGCGGACAAGGTCGAGGAGGCCGGCTACCGCGCCTCGGCGCTGGTCGTCATCGGCGACGCCGTGACCGGCGCGGGCTACGAGCGATCCTTCCTCTACGGCGACTGGGCGAACCGTGGATCGTCTTCGGAATCGACCGGAGAACCGGAGGCGAGCGATGACTAA
- the cbiG gene encoding cobalt-precorrin 5A hydrolase, protein MSSDTENTDTTNESDSGGGHCSTPDSDGEVAEEIAIISFGRKMDTAEEIKAEIGDRYEAIDIIEYHGDVFEEHWGEYDCFVGLMASGIAMRKTAHLLDDKWDDPAICVVDEELTWAIPITGGHHGANQVAQDLATMGAVPAMTTASEAAGKQGVESRAKAMDTHVVNGDSTVKTNLAVLDDNLGPVERLEGPKAVLVGDDVTVLKRNKDEGVVLGTGSVSGADKEAFLAAWEEALERTDYDLDDVEFVGTATRKEDEEGLLEAAQELDLGVVAFDKETLLDHEGPTPSKSKELIGWPGVSEASAIAGGAEQELILEKISYENEVTVAIGR, encoded by the coding sequence ATGAGTTCAGATACTGAGAACACGGACACGACGAACGAATCGGACTCCGGCGGCGGACACTGTTCCACGCCGGATTCGGACGGCGAAGTCGCCGAGGAGATCGCGATCATCTCCTTCGGACGGAAGATGGACACCGCCGAGGAGATCAAAGCCGAGATCGGCGATCGCTACGAGGCGATCGACATCATCGAGTACCACGGCGACGTCTTCGAGGAGCACTGGGGCGAGTACGACTGCTTCGTCGGCCTGATGGCCTCGGGCATCGCGATGCGGAAGACGGCCCACCTGCTCGACGACAAGTGGGACGACCCCGCGATCTGCGTCGTCGACGAGGAACTGACGTGGGCGATTCCGATCACCGGCGGCCACCACGGGGCGAATCAGGTCGCACAGGACTTAGCGACGATGGGCGCCGTCCCGGCGATGACCACGGCCTCGGAGGCCGCGGGCAAGCAGGGCGTCGAGTCCCGCGCGAAGGCGATGGACACCCACGTCGTCAACGGCGACTCGACGGTCAAGACCAACCTCGCCGTGCTGGACGATAACCTCGGCCCCGTCGAGCGACTCGAGGGCCCGAAGGCCGTCCTCGTCGGCGACGACGTGACCGTCCTCAAGCGCAACAAGGACGAGGGCGTCGTCCTCGGCACCGGCAGCGTCTCCGGCGCCGACAAGGAGGCGTTCCTCGCCGCGTGGGAGGAAGCCCTCGAGCGGACCGACTACGACCTCGACGACGTCGAGTTCGTCGGCACCGCGACGCGAAAGGAAGACGAGGAGGGCCTGCTCGAGGCGGCCCAGGAACTCGATCTGGGCGTCGTCGCCTTCGACAAGGAGACGCTGCTCGACCACGAGGGGCCGACGCCCTCGAAGTCCAAGGAGCTGATCGGCTGGCCGGGCGTCTCCGAGGCCTCCGCTATCGCCGGCGGGGCTGAACAGGAACTGATCCTCGAGAAGATCAGCTACGAGAACGAGGTCACGGTGGCGATCGGTCGATGA
- a CDS encoding precorrin-3B C(17)-methyltransferase, whose product MSVEDAATSGDGTPDDHGTLYVVGIGPGLPDHMTKRAKEVIESSEVVIASSLYQEFLRDDGTIPAEERTDEDGIATREDGFEQEIVRSTMGRQIELARAAFDYVREGKDVAHVSGGDPSVYGKSDLIFKMADEEDATDVPIEIVPGMTAALGGAANVGAPLCNDFCTISLSDKWRGWDEIEEKLRAAAISDFVIVLYNCWRNYEKAVEIVREERTDDARVAIVNDAGRADAGRNGESQFITTLGEAADHDDKVSGMGTSLIIGNHETETWRNDDRTYLVTPRGGRDVDDF is encoded by the coding sequence ATGAGCGTCGAGGACGCAGCTACCAGCGGCGACGGCACCCCCGACGACCACGGCACCCTCTACGTCGTCGGCATCGGTCCCGGCCTGCCCGACCACATGACCAAGCGGGCCAAGGAGGTCATCGAGTCCTCGGAGGTCGTCATCGCCTCGAGCCTCTACCAGGAGTTCCTGCGCGACGACGGCACGATCCCCGCGGAGGAGCGAACGGACGAGGACGGGATCGCGACCCGCGAGGACGGCTTCGAGCAGGAGATCGTCCGCTCGACGATGGGCCGTCAGATCGAACTCGCCCGCGCGGCGTTCGACTACGTCCGCGAGGGGAAGGACGTCGCCCACGTCTCCGGCGGCGACCCGTCGGTCTACGGCAAGTCCGACCTGATCTTTAAAATGGCCGACGAAGAGGACGCCACGGACGTCCCGATCGAGATCGTGCCCGGCATGACGGCGGCGCTGGGCGGCGCGGCCAACGTCGGCGCGCCGCTGTGTAACGACTTCTGTACGATCTCGCTGTCGGACAAGTGGCGCGGCTGGGACGAAATCGAGGAGAAACTGCGCGCCGCGGCGATCAGCGACTTCGTGATCGTCCTCTACAACTGCTGGCGAAACTACGAGAAGGCGGTCGAGATCGTCCGCGAGGAGCGGACCGACGACGCCCGCGTGGCCATCGTCAACGACGCGGGCCGCGCCGACGCCGGCCGGAACGGCGAGAGCCAGTTCATCACGACGCTGGGCGAGGCGGCCGACCACGACGACAAGGTCTCCGGGATGGGCACCTCGCTGATCATCGGCAACCACGAGACCGAGACCTGGCGCAACGACGACCGAACGTACCTCGTCACCCCGCGGGGCGGGCGTGACGTCGACGACTTCTGA
- the cobJ gene encoding precorrin-3B C(17)-methyltransferase, translated as MSTDTNADADDESTSKCGASSSTDTEAETSSSESKCGASSNETDDSSGSKCGASSSSDSSSSSSCGASSSDDSGSNEKEVGATIEDFDAEPGQLIAVGLGPGHPEGMTERAKDALLEADHIVGYTTYIELIPDEITEQADDIYDTPMCGEVSRTEESIDRALAGNDVAIVGSGDPNVYALAGLALEILESKGATASMVDFEVVPGVPAAQSCAARLGAPLVNDTVSVSLSDHLVPMPEIESRLHSVASENFTITIYNPWSRKRRENFQKACEILLTHREPDTPVGIVHGAGREDEQVMITELGELEELGESEIIDMTTTIVVGTEDTYVWDDRMVTPRGYETKYDY; from the coding sequence ATGAGTACGGACACCAACGCAGACGCTGACGACGAATCGACGTCCAAGTGCGGCGCCTCCTCGAGCACCGATACAGAGGCCGAGACCTCGTCCTCGGAATCGAAGTGCGGCGCCTCCTCGAACGAGACGGACGACTCGAGCGGTTCCAAATGCGGCGCCTCCTCGAGCTCCGATTCCTCGTCCTCGAGTTCGTGCGGGGCCTCGAGTTCGGACGACTCGGGAAGCAACGAGAAGGAGGTCGGCGCGACGATCGAGGACTTCGACGCCGAGCCCGGCCAGCTGATCGCCGTCGGCCTCGGCCCCGGCCACCCCGAAGGGATGACCGAGCGCGCGAAAGACGCCCTGCTCGAGGCCGACCACATCGTCGGCTACACGACCTACATCGAGCTCATTCCGGACGAGATCACCGAGCAGGCCGACGACATCTACGACACGCCGATGTGCGGCGAAGTGTCGCGAACCGAGGAGTCGATCGACCGCGCGCTGGCGGGCAACGACGTCGCCATCGTCGGCAGCGGCGACCCGAACGTCTACGCGCTGGCGGGGCTGGCCCTCGAGATCCTCGAGTCGAAGGGCGCGACGGCTTCGATGGTCGACTTCGAAGTGGTGCCGGGCGTTCCCGCGGCCCAATCCTGTGCGGCGCGGCTGGGCGCCCCCCTCGTGAACGACACCGTCTCGGTCTCGCTGTCGGACCACCTCGTGCCGATGCCCGAGATCGAGTCGCGCCTGCACTCCGTCGCGAGCGAGAACTTCACGATCACGATCTACAACCCGTGGAGCCGCAAGCGCCGCGAGAACTTCCAGAAGGCCTGCGAGATCCTGCTGACCCACCGCGAGCCCGACACGCCGGTCGGGATCGTCCACGGCGCCGGCCGCGAGGACGAACAGGTCATGATCACCGAACTCGGCGAACTCGAGGAACTCGGCGAGAGCGAGATCATCGACATGACGACGACGATCGTCGTCGGCACCGAGGACACCTACGTCTGGGACGACCGGATGGTCACGCCCCGGGGCTACGAGACGAAGTACGACTACTGA
- a CDS encoding ferredoxin codes for MPRYEVTIEKDACDGIFACLTRDPRFVEGGDGLATIDPDADPVYDCEGEVVDTAERVVATFDDDRIDEAQQAAAACPTDAIVVEEVGE; via the coding sequence ATGCCACGATACGAAGTCACCATCGAGAAGGACGCCTGCGACGGCATCTTCGCCTGCCTGACCCGCGACCCGCGGTTCGTCGAGGGCGGGGACGGCCTGGCGACGATCGATCCCGACGCGGACCCGGTCTACGACTGCGAGGGTGAGGTCGTCGACACCGCCGAACGGGTCGTCGCGACGTTCGACGACGATCGCATCGACGAGGCCCAGCAGGCCGCGGCGGCCTGCCCGACGGACGCGATCGTCGTCGAGGAGGTGGGCGAATGA
- a CDS encoding cobalamin biosynthesis protein: MSETEPKADDGDETPLEIAVPSDPLAGHPATAYFWGHVAGSGDVSDSGIEVVTNDEESAQVLAAVAGGDLEHETTTRDYAHDASITRTEDEYTLSIGVDDESDDSGLLGRSGALGLPVDGRGNYRFGAFSSHDRELLRGLLEGCGTVCFKSSSGTVGISFVHDDAELLELAQDLIDESPVDAPYDDLSETSSGGYWFGVDDGAAPDFGTWLYEDCEATGLFAPSRRRKLERSLEQATAYDE, translated from the coding sequence ATGAGCGAGACCGAACCGAAAGCCGACGACGGAGACGAAACGCCGCTCGAGATCGCGGTCCCGTCCGACCCGCTCGCGGGCCACCCCGCGACGGCGTACTTCTGGGGCCACGTCGCCGGCAGCGGCGACGTCTCGGATAGCGGTATCGAAGTCGTCACCAACGACGAGGAGTCCGCACAGGTGCTCGCTGCCGTCGCGGGCGGCGACCTCGAGCACGAGACGACGACTCGAGACTACGCCCACGACGCGTCGATCACGCGCACGGAGGACGAGTACACGCTCTCGATCGGCGTCGACGATGAAAGCGACGACTCGGGCCTTCTGGGCCGCAGCGGCGCGCTCGGGCTCCCCGTCGACGGCCGCGGCAACTACCGCTTCGGCGCGTTCTCGAGCCACGATCGAGAACTCCTGCGGGGCCTGCTCGAGGGCTGTGGCACCGTCTGCTTCAAGTCTTCGAGCGGCACCGTTGGCATCTCGTTCGTCCACGACGACGCGGAACTGCTCGAACTCGCGCAGGACCTGATCGACGAGAGCCCGGTCGACGCACCCTACGACGACCTCTCGGAGACGTCGTCGGGCGGCTACTGGTTCGGCGTCGACGACGGCGCCGCGCCCGACTTCGGCACGTGGCTCTACGAGGACTGCGAGGCGACCGGCCTCTTCGCGCCGAGTCGCCGCCGCAAACTCGAACGGAGCCTCGAACAGGCGACGGCGTACGACGAGTAA